One stretch of Lacrimispora sphenoides DNA includes these proteins:
- a CDS encoding AAA family ATPase encodes MSYKIESLKVRNFKCFDSKKFYEFYFIQDANPTILSGPNGFGKTTFFDAIELIFTKRITRLNSEIEDGRTNLGKNILLNTSDECGYLILTLINVRHEKITIIAEIDNGLTKLFIDTAIKFTCIEGTIDTNNFDEFLSGNINWKDDISEYENLNYIKEHFNIYYYVSQAESVHFLKNSISSRKDSMTKLLQTESMQEKIDKIENNLIGATRARTGVLINDEIKTTKSELDIKISNFKMKLDATGGEYKEISYTPLLMYSQDCEMKKWDFENLELKDISEKQLSAYIDEINGIYNLYQDLPDYRKFLKNNEILMFSNNNEAILSYIKFSEFMNGNKFNLKQVEDEVTKLNRLLDVFKYSAFFRSELDISKYKKEDMISLQEIGMIPDTLVIADIDNLVNEIKVLNSKLGENQKKANELIQAREKLHSVRENNANLNRCPYCNSHYDNPELLEAAYSSLSTQLKNSQDNISIELKGKKAKLSNYAKSIVDSIEALFARKDDNEIEQIRTIASEYSMLLKSEKKISDISKIHGLVGEVNSWRELDKTSKIVELKRIIESNISDYENKSFLENLKHYNYDNIFMENAGLLSIEQSNLKDKTATDNKIMFVRYQNSLLKNNEIDQIKNDIKTLIIKLKKLEKIRNNFDNLKNLYNTTIDEYKNLVLKKLRVPLLIYTGKILQDYQNGLGVFINKDEMRFVSNGDAKHDILNTFSSGQLSGFILSFLFAMNKRYISEQTDDIGFILIDDPVQTMDDINIASFIEVLRNDFPNKQIILSTHETDKENYILYKFLKYNLIGQSFNVKDNMY; translated from the coding sequence GTGAGTTATAAAATTGAAAGTCTAAAAGTCCGCAATTTTAAGTGTTTTGATTCTAAAAAATTTTATGAATTCTACTTTATACAGGATGCAAATCCTACTATTTTATCAGGACCCAATGGATTTGGTAAAACAACATTTTTTGATGCCATTGAGCTGATTTTTACAAAAAGAATAACACGTTTAAATTCAGAGATTGAAGATGGAAGAACTAATCTTGGAAAAAATATTCTGTTAAATACATCAGATGAATGCGGATATTTGATATTAACATTGATAAATGTAAGACATGAAAAGATAACTATTATTGCGGAGATAGATAATGGTCTTACAAAGCTATTTATCGATACAGCTATTAAATTTACTTGTATTGAAGGAACAATTGATACAAATAATTTTGATGAATTTTTGAGTGGCAATATAAATTGGAAGGACGATATTTCAGAATATGAAAATTTAAATTACATAAAAGAGCATTTTAATATCTACTATTACGTTTCTCAAGCGGAATCTGTTCATTTTCTAAAAAATAGTATTTCCAGTAGAAAAGACAGTATGACTAAACTTCTTCAAACAGAAAGTATGCAAGAGAAAATCGATAAGATAGAGAATAATTTAATTGGAGCTACAAGGGCAAGAACAGGAGTTTTAATTAATGATGAAATAAAAACAACAAAAAGTGAGTTAGATATTAAAATATCAAATTTTAAGATGAAATTGGATGCTACTGGTGGAGAATATAAAGAAATCAGTTATACACCATTGTTAATGTATTCGCAAGATTGTGAAATGAAAAAATGGGATTTTGAGAATTTAGAGTTAAAGGATATTTCAGAGAAACAACTGTCAGCATATATTGATGAAATAAATGGCATTTATAATTTATATCAAGATTTACCTGACTATAGGAAGTTCCTGAAAAATAATGAAATATTGATGTTTTCAAATAACAATGAAGCAATCTTAAGCTACATAAAATTCAGTGAATTTATGAACGGTAATAAGTTTAATCTTAAACAGGTTGAAGATGAAGTTACAAAATTAAACAGATTGCTGGATGTTTTTAAATACAGTGCTTTCTTCCGCAGTGAATTGGATATTTCAAAATATAAAAAAGAAGATATGATTTCTTTGCAAGAAATAGGAATGATTCCTGATACGTTAGTAATTGCTGACATAGATAATCTTGTTAACGAAATAAAAGTACTAAACTCCAAACTTGGAGAGAACCAAAAGAAGGCAAATGAACTGATACAAGCGAGAGAAAAGCTACATTCAGTTAGAGAAAATAATGCAAATTTAAATCGTTGTCCTTATTGTAATAGCCATTATGACAATCCTGAGTTATTGGAAGCAGCATATAGCTCTTTAAGTACTCAGTTGAAAAACTCACAAGATAATATTTCTATAGAACTAAAAGGTAAGAAGGCGAAACTATCTAATTATGCTAAATCAATAGTTGATTCAATAGAAGCATTGTTCGCGCGAAAAGATGACAACGAAATTGAACAAATTCGTACAATTGCTAGTGAATATTCTATGCTTCTTAAGTCAGAAAAGAAAATCAGTGATATTTCAAAAATTCATGGATTGGTTGGAGAAGTTAATTCGTGGAGAGAACTTGATAAGACAAGCAAAATTGTTGAACTGAAAAGAATTATTGAGTCGAATATTTCTGACTATGAAAATAAGAGTTTTTTAGAGAATTTAAAACACTATAATTATGACAATATATTTATGGAAAATGCTGGCCTATTATCGATTGAGCAATCAAATTTAAAAGACAAAACTGCTACAGATAATAAAATTATGTTTGTAAGATACCAAAATAGTCTTCTGAAAAATAATGAAATCGATCAGATCAAAAATGATATTAAGACATTAATCATCAAATTGAAGAAACTTGAAAAAATCAGAAATAACTTTGATAATCTAAAGAACTTGTATAATACTACAATAGACGAATATAAAAATTTAGTTTTAAAGAAGTTGCGAGTGCCTCTCCTAATATACACAGGGAAAATATTGCAGGACTATCAAAATGGTCTAGGTGTATTTATTAATAAAGACGAAATGAGATTTGTTTCAAATGGTGATGCAAAACATGACATACTCAATACATTTAGCTCAGGACAACTATCTGGGTTTATTCTATCTTTTTTGTTTGCAATGAATAAGCGATATATTTCAGAACAAACAGATGATATAGGATTTATTCTAATTGATGACCCAGTACAAACTATGGATGATATTAATATAGCATCATTTATAGAAGTGCTAAGGAACGATTTTCCAAACAAGCAGATTATTTTATCTACACATGAGACTGACAAAGAAAATTATATATTATACAAATTTTTAAAATATAATCTAATAGGCCAATCGTTTAATGTAAAGGATAATATGTATTAA
- a CDS encoding ABC-three component system protein, whose amino-acid sequence MLIPPFSAIPSWEGFEYQGYCALYFALKQIYDLIQNNKVESINYFKLGLEGEDDFSIIQNDEYLSLHQVKYGSFSLKNKDKLCFILSILQYKAKYGYFHVSKPKTLSLDFIATTQNLIDELLEELKKEIKAKNEILPNEYDKYLLIEDITADTTKGSVYSIIKFVSKKPIDKTNLLEAKTDIEKELICYKKDLSTKDDKDLWAVNEEIFASTRDVKIATYKLIEKILEIQYPNRKMYLDNCEVRLICDQAFLFIKENVQDSNTKKRKNNCKINFKDIYDKVVFDYKTDSYTVDFQYYKLLERIEDVFNKYPTSTNNNCDFDKCEECEKCNLYEQIEKVFQLTSEEQKEFLYKLLLKTPNHDLPNESLVNRLIITLLRKINGLKLEESNAILMQSKGKFFRLTLDSSGENYELCEQLNQELHRADGDKLLIYETDVLITDQLSEESFLHDGNKFNIIGEKELKDIAQISSDTIEKKKININKPKIMRLINRIDAEKELKNK is encoded by the coding sequence ATGTTAATACCGCCTTTTAGTGCTATTCCATCTTGGGAAGGTTTCGAATATCAAGGCTATTGTGCGCTATATTTTGCTTTAAAGCAGATTTATGATTTAATTCAAAATAACAAAGTAGAAAGTATCAATTACTTTAAATTAGGTTTAGAGGGTGAAGATGATTTTTCTATTATACAAAATGATGAGTATCTTAGTTTGCACCAAGTAAAGTATGGCAGTTTCTCTTTAAAAAATAAAGATAAGCTTTGTTTTATATTATCAATTTTACAATATAAGGCAAAGTATGGCTATTTCCACGTTAGTAAGCCAAAGACTTTATCATTAGATTTCATTGCAACTACTCAAAATTTAATTGATGAACTATTAGAAGAACTGAAAAAAGAAATTAAGGCTAAAAATGAAATACTTCCAAATGAATATGACAAATATTTGCTGATAGAAGATATTACTGCAGATACGACAAAAGGTTCTGTCTACAGCATAATTAAATTTGTGAGTAAGAAGCCAATTGATAAAACCAACTTACTAGAAGCGAAAACTGATATAGAAAAAGAATTAATTTGTTACAAAAAAGACCTTTCTACTAAAGATGATAAAGATTTATGGGCTGTGAATGAGGAGATCTTTGCATCAACAAGGGATGTCAAGATTGCAACATATAAATTAATTGAGAAAATATTAGAAATTCAGTATCCAAACAGAAAAATGTACTTAGACAATTGTGAAGTAAGGTTGATTTGTGATCAAGCATTTTTATTTATAAAAGAAAACGTTCAGGACTCTAATACAAAGAAAAGAAAAAATAATTGTAAAATTAACTTTAAAGATATATACGATAAAGTTGTATTTGACTATAAGACAGACAGTTATACAGTAGACTTCCAATATTATAAACTGTTGGAGCGTATAGAAGATGTATTCAATAAGTATCCGACTAGCACTAACAATAATTGCGATTTTGATAAATGTGAAGAATGCGAAAAATGTAATCTTTATGAGCAAATAGAAAAAGTGTTTCAACTTACATCCGAAGAACAAAAAGAATTTTTATATAAACTACTACTAAAAACACCTAATCACGACTTACCTAATGAGTCTCTTGTAAATAGATTGATTATCACTCTATTACGTAAAATTAATGGTTTAAAACTTGAAGAGTCAAATGCAATTTTAATGCAAAGTAAAGGCAAGTTTTTCAGGTTAACATTAGATTCAAGTGGTGAAAACTATGAACTATGCGAACAATTAAACCAAGAACTACATAGAGCAGATGGTGATAAATTACTAATATACGAAACAGATGTACTTATAACCGATCAGTTGAGTGAAGAAAGCTTTTTACATGATGGAAATAAGTTTAATATTATAGGTGAAAAAGAGTTAAAAGATATTGCTCAAATAAGTTCTGATACTATTGAAAAGAAAAAAATAAACATTAATAAACCTAAAATCATGAGACTAATTAATCGTATAGATGCTGAAAAGGAGCTAAAGAATAAATGA
- a CDS encoding ABC-three component system middle component 1: protein MINILDNIFDYYKYQKINISDLQNQNNILFYKHQDTSIANYFLVYEIDCREFEDDEQKVKLALDELEKLYATKSKDSYTLRSKILEQFKSTQEASQIDKNTSAIYLLLFNNIEQLNKYRNEVYSIEESPNYFKRYVLPYTLKQLNQLNDALSQFPDRSLDEALCQIIDNEDNYFRLVEGKDLESTYGLVIRMFSKLPFLQYKFKTELAPEPIEKQVERNLKEEQINYHRILNNDEINIEEILLLEDSLVIAEDEIDKEIKKRMKGVK from the coding sequence ATGATAAATATTTTAGATAATATATTTGACTATTATAAATACCAAAAAATAAATATTTCTGATTTACAAAATCAAAATAATATCTTATTTTATAAGCATCAAGATACTTCAATAGCTAACTATTTTTTGGTGTATGAAATAGATTGTAGAGAATTCGAAGACGATGAACAGAAAGTAAAACTTGCTTTAGATGAACTTGAAAAATTATATGCCACAAAATCAAAAGATAGCTATACTTTAAGAAGCAAAATATTGGAACAATTTAAAAGCACACAAGAGGCTAGTCAGATAGATAAAAATACTTCTGCGATATATCTTCTACTATTTAACAATATTGAACAGTTGAACAAATATAGAAATGAAGTCTATTCTATAGAAGAATCACCTAATTACTTCAAAAGATACGTTTTGCCCTACACACTGAAGCAGTTGAATCAATTGAATGATGCACTATCTCAATTTCCAGATAGATCATTAGATGAGGCATTATGCCAAATTATAGATAATGAAGACAATTATTTTAGATTAGTTGAAGGAAAAGATCTGGAAAGTACTTATGGACTTGTAATTCGGATGTTTTCTAAACTTCCATTTTTGCAGTATAAATTTAAGACTGAATTAGCACCTGAACCCATAGAAAAACAGGTTGAACGTAATTTAAAAGAAGAGCAAATCAATTATCATCGAATTTTGAATAATGATGAAATTAATATCGAGGAGATACTTCTATTAGAAGATAGTCTTGTCATTGCTGAAGATGAGATAGATAAAGAAATCAAAAAAAGGATGAAAGGGGTAAAATAG
- a CDS encoding AAA family ATPase yields the protein MISVFLSYCQKDSRYADEIDFHFRNTNITIKRDIREISSWKSIREYMKTIRNMEYAILIITENYLKSFNCMYEVMELMKEKNYQNRIFPVLYTIDIYETTGKILYIKYWENEYCSLKRQIRQLKMENAISVINKLKEIQSIQSSIDEFLSLVTDMNNPDVKNVNKEIEKHLKLQNILKEETEKGLYSGIIAIVNPAGGVGKSTVAGGLSYALRKVLNKKVLCISLGSLDNAQYILGLHEENEDRVFVYEQTCVHQTPCEVDFIYNKEMKEFRLMQELQYGKSNWDGILSEIINQKIYDFIIIDCGRGNDGFNQIEILNLADNIIIPLGDNIQSINGVKNVANIVKNEKRVKNIWLLNSIGHFIGKGKLNEDLQRIFTKTINVLQKENIVISEFTTIIPRINKMVEVTWERGILIESCKIRKVKQAYINLAKEVEENFCD from the coding sequence ATGATTTCTGTTTTTCTATCATATTGTCAAAAGGATAGTCGATATGCTGATGAGATAGATTTTCATTTTAGAAATACAAATATTACTATAAAAAGAGATATAAGAGAAATAAGTAGTTGGAAAAGTATTCGTGAATATATGAAAACTATTCGAAATATGGAATATGCAATATTGATTATCACGGAAAATTATTTAAAATCTTTTAATTGTATGTATGAAGTAATGGAATTAATGAAAGAAAAGAATTATCAGAATAGGATATTTCCTGTTTTATATACAATTGATATTTATGAAACGACAGGAAAAATTTTATATATTAAATATTGGGAAAACGAATATTGTTCCTTAAAACGCCAAATTAGGCAACTTAAAATGGAAAATGCTATTTCTGTTATCAATAAATTAAAAGAGATTCAAAGTATTCAATCTTCAATAGATGAATTCTTGAGTTTGGTTACTGACATGAATAATCCAGACGTAAAGAATGTTAATAAAGAAATAGAAAAGCACTTGAAGTTGCAAAATATTTTGAAAGAAGAAACTGAAAAAGGATTATACTCAGGTATTATTGCTATTGTAAATCCGGCAGGTGGAGTAGGAAAGTCTACAGTAGCAGGTGGATTATCATATGCACTAAGAAAGGTTCTGAATAAAAAAGTACTTTGTATAAGCCTGGGTTCTTTGGATAATGCACAATATATTTTAGGCTTACATGAAGAAAATGAAGATAGAGTTTTTGTATACGAACAAACATGTGTTCACCAAACCCCATGTGAAGTGGATTTTATATATAATAAAGAGATGAAAGAGTTCCGCCTAATGCAAGAGCTGCAATACGGTAAATCAAATTGGGATGGGATATTAAGCGAAATAATAAATCAGAAAATATATGATTTTATAATTATAGATTGCGGAAGAGGCAACGACGGATTTAACCAAATAGAGATTCTTAATTTAGCAGATAACATTATTATTCCATTGGGAGATAATATTCAATCTATTAATGGTGTTAAGAATGTTGCCAATATTGTTAAAAATGAAAAAAGGGTAAAAAATATTTGGCTGCTTAATTCAATTGGACATTTTATTGGAAAAGGAAAATTAAATGAGGATTTGCAGCGCATATTTACCAAAACTATAAATGTACTTCAGAAGGAAAATATAGTGATAAGTGAGTTCACCACAATAATACCTAGAATTAATAAAATGGTAGAAGTTACTTGGGAAAGAGGTATTTTAATTGAATCATGTAAAATACGAAAAGTAAAGCAGGCTTATATTAATTTAGCAAAAGAGGTGGAAGAGAACTTTTGTGATTAA
- a CDS encoding ATP-dependent DNA helicase has translation MCALCTINTRVKEPFDYSNREDFQVKLVEWIGDVLYDILPELGYEVRDEQIFTAFQIADAVCSKKVHLAEAGLGTGKTFAYLLSAIPYARFSGKPVVIACASTALQEQLAGDAGDIKTLSRLLGLEIDARMAKDSRQYICDVRVNENLEEFDMMSDEINQWLNKTNLGERSEISTVPDRIWKRIGWNESMSCDICMNRGYCKLVKAREYYILARDLIIVDHETFFNDLWTREERLANGQLPILPNYSAVIFDEGHKILLPSAMQAGQQINKEEIDNIIFTLGEIQGARDSLVSETAAMEQAFIIA, from the coding sequence ATGTGTGCATTGTGTACAATTAACACAAGGGTAAAAGAGCCCTTTGATTATAGTAATAGAGAAGATTTTCAAGTTAAATTAGTTGAATGGATTGGTGACGTTTTGTATGATATCCTTCCTGAGCTTGGATACGAAGTTCGCGACGAACAAATATTTACAGCTTTTCAGATAGCTGATGCTGTTTGCAGCAAAAAAGTTCACTTAGCGGAAGCAGGACTTGGAACAGGCAAAACATTCGCTTATTTATTATCAGCAATTCCCTATGCTAGGTTTAGTGGAAAACCTGTAGTGATTGCGTGTGCTAGTACAGCACTTCAAGAACAACTTGCTGGTGACGCGGGGGATATTAAAACCCTTTCTAGGTTACTTGGATTAGAGATAGATGCTAGGATGGCAAAAGACTCACGTCAGTATATATGCGATGTTCGAGTAAATGAAAATTTAGAAGAATTCGATATGATGTCGGATGAGATTAATCAGTGGTTAAATAAAACAAATTTAGGTGAACGCTCAGAAATATCTACCGTACCAGATCGTATTTGGAAGAGGATTGGTTGGAATGAGTCTATGTCGTGTGATATTTGCATGAACCGTGGATATTGCAAACTTGTTAAAGCAAGAGAATATTATATACTTGCGAGAGATTTAATTATTGTAGATCATGAAACATTTTTTAATGACTTATGGACAAGGGAAGAACGATTAGCGAATGGACAATTGCCGATACTTCCAAATTATTCTGCAGTTATTTTCGATGAAGGGCATAAAATACTGCTTCCATCAGCCATGCAAGCAGGACAACAAATAAACAAGGAGGAGATTGACAACATAATCTTCACCCTTGGGGAAATACAGGGAGCAAGAGATTCATTGGTTTCAGAAACAGCTGCGATGGAACAGGCTTTTATTATAGCTTGA
- a CDS encoding UvrD-helicase domain-containing protein translates to MAMSIGINSSDLLTPEQLDSHIKIYAGPGAGKTHFLVENVKNIVTTYPLVVQSRARKVLCITYTNAAVDEIKHRLDRFSSSVEAYTIHGFIIEHIIKPFQEDLRQIMQEDFGITVNGKSKITSQVEGMGILHGIDKTDIFEFIKSAVGDTEELSYSKKILGEVEVDLAAYLADKAAKLRASRQINNNHIIPIKQYTWSKVRKLTHNEILYFGYRILQNNHTALYATRVKFPFIFVDEFQDTNPLQTLLIKLIGSKSTVIGTIGDVAQSIYSFQGARPSQFLALNIDGNRASSEYAISGNRRSTANVVNLCNFLRKADSTVTQNSEKCYNSDKEKQSAEKTKIHIISGEDAAAKQLINSAIADGAVVLTRTWAAAFSYIQDINGEQERYLKAIYNAYYTSPIDIRSDIVEHNYVTWVRAFKFIFRLWNGYKTGAFVEVIAALALITDFDTKKLTPKILTQLKWLTDEVFGDLSVEDLTVDIINGFSSQLNEEKYTDLVSVIGGEQFTVPIFDDEDRDEIKTNVSLLSWYTAHKLFTEVFSEDSRYMTVHQAKGREWEKVIVSLEPNSRRDRDNTTLTSMFLNPQLLNEENAEEFTRMYYVACSRAKVDLYIHLKKASDVTALQSALDNYNQVHEDNRRIDYEILPL, encoded by the coding sequence ATGGCTATGTCTATCGGAATAAATTCAAGTGATTTGCTAACTCCGGAACAGCTAGATAGTCATATCAAGATATATGCCGGACCGGGTGCAGGAAAAACACATTTTCTCGTGGAAAATGTTAAGAATATTGTTACTACTTATCCCCTTGTTGTGCAAAGCAGAGCAAGGAAGGTTCTTTGTATTACCTACACCAATGCGGCAGTTGATGAAATTAAGCATCGTCTTGATAGGTTTTCTTCATCTGTTGAAGCCTATACAATTCATGGGTTTATTATTGAGCATATCATCAAGCCGTTCCAAGAAGATTTGCGACAAATTATGCAGGAGGACTTTGGCATTACCGTAAATGGAAAAAGTAAGATTACGTCACAAGTCGAAGGAATGGGAATCCTGCATGGCATCGATAAAACAGATATATTTGAGTTCATAAAATCAGCGGTCGGAGATACCGAAGAACTGTCTTACAGTAAGAAAATATTAGGTGAAGTTGAGGTCGACCTTGCGGCATACCTTGCTGACAAAGCGGCAAAATTACGGGCATCAAGGCAGATTAATAATAATCACATCATTCCTATAAAGCAATATACTTGGTCGAAGGTAAGAAAGCTGACTCATAATGAAATCCTTTACTTTGGCTATCGTATACTTCAGAACAACCATACTGCCCTTTATGCTACAAGAGTCAAGTTCCCATTCATTTTTGTTGATGAGTTTCAGGATACAAACCCTCTGCAGACTTTGCTAATCAAGTTAATAGGAAGCAAGTCAACCGTTATTGGAACGATTGGTGATGTTGCACAGTCCATATATAGCTTTCAAGGGGCAAGGCCATCGCAGTTTTTAGCCCTAAATATAGATGGTAATCGGGCTTCAAGCGAATACGCAATTAGCGGTAACAGACGATCAACCGCTAATGTAGTTAATCTATGTAATTTTCTGCGCAAAGCGGATTCAACTGTCACTCAGAATAGCGAAAAGTGCTATAACAGTGATAAGGAAAAGCAATCGGCAGAGAAGACGAAAATCCATATTATTTCTGGTGAAGACGCGGCTGCCAAGCAACTGATAAACTCCGCAATTGCTGATGGTGCTGTAGTGCTTACCCGCACTTGGGCAGCAGCATTTTCCTATATCCAGGACATAAACGGAGAACAAGAGAGATATTTAAAAGCAATTTATAATGCCTATTATACTTCACCGATTGATATACGAAGCGATATTGTCGAACATAACTATGTAACTTGGGTGCGGGCTTTCAAATTTATTTTCAGACTCTGGAATGGGTATAAAACGGGTGCGTTTGTTGAAGTAATCGCTGCACTTGCACTCATAACAGACTTTGACACGAAGAAATTAACACCAAAAATCCTTACGCAATTAAAGTGGTTGACAGATGAAGTGTTTGGGGATCTTTCTGTAGAAGATTTGACCGTTGATATAATCAATGGATTCAGTTCTCAACTAAACGAAGAAAAGTATACCGATCTTGTATCGGTTATTGGTGGGGAACAATTTACCGTTCCGATTTTTGACGATGAAGATAGAGATGAAATTAAAACTAATGTTTCTTTGCTCAGTTGGTACACAGCGCATAAGCTCTTTACAGAAGTTTTTTCTGAAGATAGCCGCTATATGACCGTCCATCAAGCGAAAGGACGTGAATGGGAAAAGGTTATTGTAAGTCTTGAACCCAATAGCCGTAGGGATAGAGATAATACTACGTTAACCAGTATGTTTTTAAACCCGCAACTTCTTAATGAGGAGAATGCAGAGGAATTTACGAGAATGTACTATGTTGCATGTAGTCGCGCAAAAGTAGATTTGTATATTCACTTGAAAAAAGCTTCAGATGTAACTGCGTTACAGTCAGCATTGGATAATTATAATCAAGTTCACGAGGATAATCGAAGAATTGATTATGAAATACTCCCATTGTGA
- a CDS encoding ATP-dependent nuclease: MYIQRVSIKNYRNYKDFTMKFHKGLNVIIGANNSGKTGLLTAVKLLREPSVCADDFNKNELLEFGTKYREDAPQIAIEYTICHTISEEDTEDESIIRLLPFLGMNELTEFQQEADGTTNYNITAIIKAVCTLDEKALSDYKREVSKIADNDFGKYMTILKSFENSYSWSYYNASSNTAADKKAATEIFDIRFIGAERTSDDVHKETKREIDAFAKDQGNATAIAELRDSVAIDMKAILQSVLDKLEKLFEGENNDIGLSRGNVSISQNLRPNVSVGDSYITEVRDTKADYIVPLAYNGLGYNNLINIYMLIKLTEIRPGRDFRILLLEEPEAHLHPALQYKLFKYLRQLDQENSLNQQIFVTTHSSNISAVAGIDNMFMIAYDRDGDCADCKEQSLSVQFTDSEGAEKHKEKAKKHLTKFLDVTRSDMLFADKVILVEGIAERLLMPLFMEKCGCSYEDEHIAVVEIGGKHFEHFVELFNGNAVNKKVLCITDCDFKWIADGKAEKIEAYQTTVPEHIQKLENRFPIDNFHISTQSIGGRTFEDELLLSNFDNPEILLKIFKLPASQVISDFVDEHGFDFAKWETHLPELDARSQPLVKKRLDAYKQAIQDDTAHKTEYENLFFANLFLHYAKGCKGDVALDILVDEGLTRELTVPAYIQEGVKWLCLSE, translated from the coding sequence ATGTATATACAGAGGGTTTCAATAAAGAACTATCGGAATTATAAGGATTTTACCATGAAGTTTCATAAGGGACTTAATGTCATAATCGGCGCGAACAACTCTGGCAAGACAGGGCTGCTTACTGCTGTGAAATTGTTGCGTGAGCCTTCTGTTTGTGCCGATGATTTCAATAAAAATGAATTACTCGAATTTGGAACAAAATATCGCGAGGACGCTCCGCAGATTGCGATTGAATATACCATTTGTCATACTATTTCGGAGGAAGATACAGAGGATGAAAGCATTATCAGATTGTTGCCATTCTTGGGCATGAACGAACTTACTGAATTTCAACAGGAAGCTGATGGGACAACAAATTACAATATTACCGCTATCATCAAAGCCGTTTGCACTCTTGATGAAAAGGCTCTTAGCGATTATAAGAGGGAAGTTTCCAAGATAGCTGATAATGACTTTGGAAAATATATGACCATTCTAAAATCGTTTGAGAATAGCTATTCGTGGTCTTATTACAACGCATCCAGTAATACCGCTGCTGATAAGAAGGCCGCTACCGAAATATTTGATATTCGCTTTATTGGTGCGGAACGAACCAGTGATGATGTCCACAAGGAGACCAAGCGTGAAATTGATGCCTTTGCAAAAGATCAGGGAAATGCTACTGCGATTGCAGAGTTGCGAGATTCTGTAGCCATCGACATGAAAGCCATTCTTCAATCTGTATTAGATAAGTTAGAAAAGTTATTTGAGGGCGAAAATAATGATATTGGACTGTCGCGTGGCAATGTGTCCATTTCTCAAAATCTTCGTCCAAATGTATCCGTGGGAGATTCATACATCACAGAAGTAAGGGATACCAAGGCTGATTATATTGTTCCGCTTGCTTATAACGGATTGGGCTATAATAATCTGATTAATATTTATATGCTGATAAAACTGACGGAAATCCGTCCGGGCAGGGACTTTCGAATTTTACTCCTTGAAGAACCCGAAGCACATTTGCATCCCGCTTTGCAATACAAGCTATTCAAATATCTGCGTCAGTTAGATCAAGAAAACAGCCTGAATCAGCAGATATTTGTTACTACGCATTCAAGCAACATTTCAGCTGTAGCAGGCATAGATAATATGTTTATGATTGCCTATGATAGGGATGGCGATTGTGCTGATTGTAAAGAACAGAGCCTTTCTGTGCAGTTTACTGACAGTGAGGGTGCAGAAAAGCATAAAGAGAAAGCCAAAAAGCACTTAACGAAATTTCTTGATGTCACCCGTTCAGATATGCTGTTTGCTGATAAGGTGATACTGGTTGAAGGCATCGCAGAGAGGCTTTTAATGCCCTTGTTTATGGAGAAGTGTGGCTGCTCTTACGAAGATGAGCATATCGCCGTGGTTGAAATTGGTGGTAAGCATTTCGAGCATTTTGTGGAGTTGTTTAATGGAAACGCTGTTAATAAAAAAGTTCTGTGTATAACTGACTGTGATTTTAAGTGGATTGCAGACGGCAAGGCAGAAAAAATTGAGGCATATCAGACGACCGTGCCTGAACATATACAGAAACTTGAGAACCGCTTTCCGATTGATAATTTTCATATATCAACACAGTCGATTGGTGGACGCACATTTGAGGATGAGTTGCTACTTAGCAACTTTGATAATCCAGAGATTTTATTAAAGATTTTTAAGCTGCCAGCAAGTCAGGTTATATCTGATTTTGTTGATGAACATGGGTTTGACTTTGCAAAGTGGGAAACACACTTACCTGAATTAGACGCACGCTCACAACCTCTTGTAAAGAAACGACTGGATGCATATAAGCAAGCGATTCAGGACGATACTGCTCACAAGACTGAGTATGAGAACTTGTTTTTTGCCAACTTATTTTTACATTATGCTAAGGGGTGTAAAGGTGATGTTGCTCTTGATATACTTGTGGATGAAGGATTGACGAGGGAGTTAACCGTTCCCGCTTACATACAGGAGGGGGTGAAATGGCTATGTCTATCGGAATAA